GGCCCATATTGAAATCGAATGATTTGATGTTTGTCAGATCCACCGAGACTACTTCTATTTGTGTGGAATAACTATCTTTGTATAACTTTTCATTTCCTTTTATCTGGTTGACTAAGAATGTAAATTAGGGAGAGCTAGGCGAGTTCATTTGGCAAGACTGAGATATGCTTATTCATAAATTAATCAAATGGGATGGGATTCATAAACTCAGGTTGACACAGGACATACTACCTCTGTTTTGGTTCTATGTGTCATATGCTTCTCATACTCTACCACCTTCCCGAAATTTATTTTTCCCGTTCACCCTTAAGTAGCATTTCTGGATTTAATTCTACAACAGCATGTGTTTTATGTTTATTGTTTCGtttctttttcaagattcttgatGTCAATTGAtttactttaaaataaaatcttttacaGAATACTGAAGGTCGATTTGTCTTGTTTACTACCTCAGGGTGCTTTTTCACATCTTCTGGTGGATTGAGGAGCTATGAACACCCCCGTAATGAGTTGAAACCAGTCCCTAGGGTGGACAGCTCAGGCGAGGTGTGCGGTGCGAATTTTAAGGTGGACGCAGAGTCTAAGAAAGTGGATTCAGGCATGCCCAGAGTGGGTAGTGCTGCTAACTGGTCCCAACACTACTAAGCTGACTGCTGTTTTCATCACCATGAAGGCTTCGTTATTAGTTGGCCTTCCATATGTTATTGCCAACTCATTCTATGATAACTTCTCTATTGCAATGAGCTTTATGGGTTGTAGAGAAGTGTTAAAAAGTGaggaaagatatttcatgacTTCCAATGCATCATGTGATTTTCTATGTCGTACACTGAACTAAGCCATTTTCTTGGCTGGAAGACACCTACTTCAAAATAACAGTCTGATACAGGGGCTTTGCTTATCTTGTATGTGTATTTGGTGGTTCCATTTCCTTTACCCTTGCATTTTCCATTTTTTCAAATGGTTATAGCTAATCTTGGCATGTTACACATACATGCTGGCAGGCAAATGTTTCTTGCTAATAAGAACTAAATATTGCATGCTAACGAGACTGCCAACATAAGCATATTTCTGTTATTGCTATTGCATGTCATCATTTTGTGAAACATCTGTGATAATACAAGAGAACTAGACTCTGACTATATTAGTGATAACACCGCACCCAACTAATATAAGTGTAAGAAAACATAGTCTTACAAACTCATTTATGCTAAACTGATATGTATAGCTAACATTAAAAAGTAagcatcaaaatatgaaagtaGATAACAATAGCGGCTCTCTGTTGCAAGTCCTAGCTGATTTTCAGTCTTTAGCATCAGCAATTCCTCCTGCTGTTATCTGGAAAACGTGTTTTTCGTCAAGGAACTTAATTCACTGCACTAGTCTCGACTCAGTGGAAAGAAGAGATGGCACCAATCACAGCTATAGAGGGCgggttttctttttttaaaatctctGTAAAGTATAATCTCAGTAAGATGTGATAGAAAAACTAATACAATAGGAAAAGGATATAGCTTCGGCCTCTGGAAGATTTGGTGCATCAAACACCTTGCAGACACGCTGTTCTCCTTTGCCCTTCCTGAACATTAGTCTTATGGTTGCTGCGTGAGCAAGGACATGACCTCCTGCTGGTTTCTTTGGATCTGATATGAACACACCACCGCCTGGATCAGCTATAACTGCATTTACCAATCCAAGTACTTGTGTCAGCATGGGTAGAGTTCAAATAGAGAAAAGCAATCAATATACAGTAAGACAAAAGGAGTTCATCTAGCTGTTTGAAAATTGTCATGCAAAGAGTGTTAAATAGGAAGGTTTGGAGTCAAATCGATTTACATGGACACTTAGGAAGTAGCAGTGTATCTACAGACTTGTTCCTTCTACTTTAACTCTAAACATATCAACATTTTGTACAGCTGCGCAAGGTTGGGTTGCCTACCTTGATTGGTCATGTAAACAGCAACATTAAATTCCTCAGCTATCTTTATCAATCGGGACAGCATCTGAGCCAACTTTTGCTGGAAATGGCAAGAAAGAGTAGGCATTCAAAAAAAGAAGTGTATCAGAAAGGTGAGTGCAGGTTCTTCTTAAGACGAGTTAAATATCAAGAGATGGGAGCTTAACAAATCAAACATCATGCTATACACTTCATTATACCTGACGATCTGCAAGCTCTCCTCTTCCAGTGAAATCCACTCGAAATAAAGCAATCACAGAGTCAACAATCTGCAAGTAAAATTTCAGTATCTGAGACAACTGCCATCAGTAATGATCTTATTCAGGATAAACCAGAAGTTGCGGCTTTCACCAGAAGTCTGAAAGGCTCTTCAGCCATTTTTGCTGCCAGACCAAGAAGCAGGTTGTATTGATGTTCGTATGTGTATGCACGAGCATAAATGATCTGACGAATTCACACGATAAGGAAAGGAAGGATAAGAAAATCAGCTGAGAAATCAGTATGCTAAACAAAGAGCAATAGATGATGATTAAATGAGGGTATAAAAGACAATTCACATTGTCAAGAACTGCCCCCGCGTCCATTCCAAATCTTTCAGCAATGGGCACAACACGATCTGGCCGACTATAGTACACTAGGTTGAGGAAAAAATATGAAATGGAAGGGAAGCATTCTCTTTTCTGCAGCTGCTACTTACTGAAGAGACTAATAGAAGCGAGTTTGAATTTTCATGATATATGAGTAGCGAAATATTAGCAAGGATACAATGTTCCCTCGGTGTCAATGTAAGCCACCTTTCCATTTCCTCCTTTCATACTAGTAGGAAGCTGCAATGAATCAGACAAATCAATTGGCAATCTTGTTAAATTCTGGATGATACCATGATTAAGCATAAAGCATATAAAGGATCAGGAGTAATCTAGACGGTAAAGATGTTTCACTGCTTCTGACTAAGATCAGAGGTGAACCTGAGTAGAGACACAGAGAGTATGAGCAAGTTGTGTCTTTCCAGATCTGAATAAATAGTTCATTCAGCAGAGTTAGATGAAATATTCTACAAATGCTTCTACTGCAAAGCTAAAATAATAGTTAGTTGATCCTTACCTGAATTCCCCAAAAGCTTCAGTTATTGCTGAAGTTTCTATTCCTCCTTCAgaagttcaagaaaaaaaaacagaatcAGAATCAGGAGTCCTTTCTGTATAAAGAAAAAGCATTCAGGATTCAATCATATAGGAGCAAAAAGTTTACCTCCTAAGAGTTCATCCAGTGCCTGGCTTCCAGTTGTGATGCGAACTACTGCCTTCCTCTGTAACAAACATTTAATAATAACTATTCAGTTCTTTTTTAATGCTGGCACACATAGGACTTTGCACTTTCTTATGCCACACAAGCAGAAGAATGAAAGTGGACGGCtaggaaaataaatatagtGATTTTATTCCATACGAGTATGATCCTATTTAATTATTGAGTGACTTCAATTGATTAATAACGTATAATAGAACGGAAAGGGAGAAGAAAATGTATACTTTGAGCAGAGCATCACTCCCAGTAATGTAACCGAAGTTCTGTAAGGATTACAAAAACAGAAAGTAAGTAGCAGAAGAAACAGATGGGATAATCAACAGGAATATGACTATCAGAATATAAATCATTAACCACTATCTTCTCAGCTGCTTCACAGATCTTTTCAACTTTCGCCTCGGATAACCCTTTGATCCCAGTCAAGTTCTGGAAACAAGAAAAAGTTAGGATACTTATTAGAAGGAAGAGTGACAAACGGAAGTATAAAGCAGCACTTTGTGGATAATAACACGAGTTGCTTTTTCCTTTCACCTTCTTCGTGTGCATCATCAAGCCATTGCAGGTGTAGATACCTGCGTCTTGCAGCTTCTTCACGTCCCCAGCATTGATTCCATGAGAGATCACTGCATAAATGACCAACCATTATAAACAACTTGCTGATTCTACACCTGCTGGGGACGTGAAGAAGCTGCAAGACGCAGGTATCTATTATAAACAACTTGCTGATTCTACTTTTAATCCTTAGAGAAGTTCATCAGGATTACATGAATTtatatttgatgttgaaaacAGAGAATATAGCTTCATCCTTCCAGTTTAAGATCTGCTTTGTATTTTACTTTCAATTATATAAGTTCGAGGAGATAGCCATCTATTAAAGACTACTCCGTGACATACCTTAAAGTAGATATCAGGAGGAGCATAATACTACTAATTTGAGTTCGTACTCTCCTAAAACAGTCATTGAGATCCCCAATACATTCCTAACATTTCAAAAGGATCGTGATACATATGATGAACgatgaaaatatcaaaaacaaaagagaaactCGAAACCGTGCAAAAACCAGTTACTAAGATATATGCACATCATGTAATCAGCCGATTTGGAGCCAGAATTTTATAAGTTAAACAAAGAGAAATACGGAGAGCAATGAATTTCCTAAAATTAAACTAAGTTCCTTGAATAGACTATAAAAGAAGAATTGAAACCGGAAACAGGGACAATTCTCCACAAACATCAGATCAACAAACACACAAACACAACTAGCATTGATTGAATAtttgaacaagtaacttgaatGATGATGAGCAAACAACGACTATGTACATAAACGATATGTACTAACCTACTCCAGAGAAAAACATAATGTATCACAGCAAACCAAATCAGATCCAGATCTACAGTAAAATTAAATGAATTTTGAAGCTAAATAAAGTTGCTAGTGTTTTTCTCAGGTGAAATTTACATATCGCACTCCAGAACCCAGTGTATTGAGTCAAACTGAAAAAACAGAGTACTAAGAACTAATGCAGAGCCATGACTTCCATCAACTAACAAATAAAATCAAGCAGTAGAGAATAATGAATATTCGACAACGCTACAGTTAAATTTTGAACGAAAACGAGAATACGGTGTTGACTGACCAAAGCTGAAAAATGATAATCATAAGAATTTCGCGACGGAAAAGAAATGATATTACGTTTATCAATAGCTTCAAACAATTCTTCTTCATCTTCGATATCTTCTCTCTCAACGATCTGTAACTGTTCTTCAGGCCtgaaatcaatcaatcaacacaTCAGAATACTATCACAGTCAGAACAGAACGATAAGAAAATCGTAAAGAGATGGAGATACAGGAACCGAAGATTACTTGAATGCAAGCATTTTCAGAGAGATTGAGAGGCTAACGGTGATcggaaatttgaaaatttgctGAAAGGAAATAGAAATGGTGGTGTTTCGCGTGAGtttgaaaatatgaattttgttaCTCGTTTATATATGTAACTAGCGGAACCCGGGAAGTTCTGTGGATTGGAATTTATTTTCGTGTTTGGGTTCCGATTGCATGTGGTCGCGTACAGTTTACTCTGGTGGAgcctttttttaaatttctttgaagaGTTAGTGATataacttttttatatatatatatatatatataaaagagaatCTCATGTAGCGCCGTATAggatttctatttatttatttgtcccattttttctatctttttccttatttatctttttagaaccttttcttttttccgATTGCAACTATtcacttcttttctttttctccttccCCGAGTAGTcgcttttttttgttttccccTTTCCCGAGTAGTcgtttctttttgttttcttctCAACAGTTACTTTCTTAACTTGTCTTTCATTAATGTCCCGCTCCTTCACCTCTCTTGGTGTTTGGTTTGGTTGaaaaaatttctacaaaaaactataaaaacatctttaattttctcaactcttctttttttccaaataagTCTCTATCGTCTGACCATTTCAATTTTAAtcattttgaattctaaatcataaatttatttgCCCCATATGGAATTACTGATCAACGAACCCATCAAATCTATTAAGATATGGACCTGTCTTTTTGACCACTCATATATCCATTGCTGTCAATCTGGTTCTGATGTCGCTGCGGTCGTCGTCATCACCTCTATCTTTATTGCtttcatcttcatcatcatTAACATCTACCATTATCTTCAAGTTATCATCCACAATACTTTATTATTTTCACGTTTTATCCTAAAAACTTGACAATACATGGTATATATGGTAAAGAAGATTATTTTTCACATAAGTTGATTGTATTTGAGTCGTAAGGGAATTATCCTAGACATTGGACGTGAAATACCATTCTGATTCTGGTTTAAGTTTAAGCTTATACCATTTCACGTATTGATGTGAAATATCATGTTGATTCTGGATTTTAACCAAACTTTGTTGGTCTTTCTATACTCCATGTTGTTTtcaattgaaaaattaaaagtCATTGAATTTTACGTACATA
This DNA window, taken from Solanum dulcamara chromosome 3, daSolDulc1.2, whole genome shotgun sequence, encodes the following:
- the LOC129883052 gene encoding meiotic recombination protein DMC1 homolog isoform X3: MLAFKPEEQLQIVEREDIEDEEELFEAIDKLISHGINAGDVKKLQDAGIYTCNGLMMHTKKNLTGIKGLSEAKVEKICEAAEKIVNFGYITGSDALLKRKAVVRITTGSQALDELLGGGIETSAITEAFGEFRSGKTQLAHTLCVSTQLPTSMKGGNGKVAYIDTEGTFRPDRVVPIAERFGMDAGAVLDNIIYARAYTYEHQYNLLLGLAAKMAEEPFRLLIVDSVIALFRVDFTGRGELADRQQKLAQMLSRLIKIAEEFNVAVYMTNQVIADPGGGVFISDPKKPAGGHVLAHAATIRLMFRKGKGEQRVCKVFDAPNLPEAEAISFSYCEKHVFQITAGGIADAKD
- the LOC129883052 gene encoding meiotic recombination protein DMC1 homolog isoform X2, translating into MMHTKKNLTGIKGLSEAKVEKICEAAEKIVNFGYITGSDALLKRKAVVRITTGSQALDELLGGGIETSAITEAFGEFRSGKTQLAHTLCVSTQLPTSMKGGNGKVAYIDTEGTFRPDRVVPIAERFGMDAGAVLDNIIYARAYTYEHQYNLLLGLAAKMAEEPFRLLIVDSVIALFRVDFTGRGELADRQQKLAQMLSRLIKIAEEFNVAVYMTNQVIADPGGGVFISDPKKPAGGHVLAHAATIRLMFRKGKGEQRVCKVFDAPNLPEAEAISFSYCISFSITSY
- the LOC129883052 gene encoding meiotic recombination protein DMC1 homolog isoform X1 — its product is MLAFKPEEQLQIVEREDIEDEEELFEAIDKLISHGINAGDVKKLQDAGIYTCNGLMMHTKKNLTGIKGLSEAKVEKICEAAEKIVNFGYITGSDALLKRKAVVRITTGSQALDELLGGGIETSAITEAFGEFRSGKTQLAHTLCVSTQLPTSMKGGNGKVAYIDTEGTFRPDRVVPIAERFGMDAGAVLDNIIYARAYTYEHQYNLLLGLAAKMAEEPFRLLIVDSVIALFRVDFTGRGELADRQQKLAQMLSRLIKIAEEFNVAVYMTNQVIADPGGGVFISDPKKPAGGHVLAHAATIRLMFRKGKGEQRVCKVFDAPNLPEAEAISFSYCISFSITSY